A single region of the Streptomyces vilmorinianum genome encodes:
- a CDS encoding ankyrin repeat domain-containing protein, with protein MHPNDRLLLAAARRGDTAEVRAALDAGAHVECRDGERRTPLLLAAREDRVGAAELLVAAGADPDARDGQDDTPWLVTGVTGSVRMMRVLLPAGPDLTLTNRFGGISLIPAAERGHVAYVRAVLRETDIDVDHVNRLGWTALLEAVILGDGGRRHQEIVELLITAGADPLLADHDGTTPLRHARRRGFDRIAGLLEAAGRAGSR; from the coding sequence ATGCATCCGAACGACCGGCTTCTGCTCGCGGCGGCGCGCCGCGGGGACACCGCCGAGGTCCGTGCCGCGCTCGACGCCGGCGCGCATGTCGAGTGCCGGGACGGCGAGCGCCGCACCCCGCTGCTCCTGGCCGCCCGCGAGGACCGTGTGGGCGCCGCGGAGCTGCTTGTCGCGGCGGGCGCCGACCCCGACGCACGGGACGGCCAGGACGACACGCCGTGGCTGGTCACCGGGGTCACGGGGAGCGTGCGCATGATGCGCGTCCTGCTGCCCGCGGGCCCGGACCTGACACTCACCAACCGCTTCGGCGGGATCTCGCTCATCCCCGCGGCCGAGCGCGGCCACGTCGCGTACGTACGGGCGGTGCTGCGGGAGACCGACATCGACGTCGACCACGTCAACCGGCTCGGCTGGACCGCTCTGCTGGAGGCGGTGATCCTCGGCGACGGCGGTCGCCGGCACCAGGAGATCGTCGAGCTGCTGATCACCGCGGGGGCGGATCCGCTGCTCGCGGACCACGACGGCACGACGCCGCTCCGGCACGCGCGGCGGCGCGGATTCGACCGGATCGCAGGCCTGCTGGAGGCGGCGGGGCGGGCGGGCTCCCGATGA
- a CDS encoding RNA ligase, protein MSQAYLTLQELLPPQELAAALDAGHVTRKAHPELPLSIYTYTRACQYERVWNQVTTRCRGLVADDATGRIVALPLPKFFNIGEHEAGQPYAPALPDEPFEVYDKVDGSLAVIFHYAGRWQVASKGSFISAQATWAQRRLDGMDTGALTPGVTYLAEILYPQNRIVVDYGDRRDLVLLAAFGPDGTEIPLAEAAADWKGIGSVVRTWPAMPLGELVALTESNTLPGGHAATGTDAEGFVLRYASGVRAKAKLSEYVRLHKVLTGVTERDIWRSHGIQRFAGMSVKRLAQGLGCSVAELGGIKAAAGRPLDALLEQVPDEFDTWVRGVIDRLEDEAAARERAIDEAYTRVAHLAADRGAFARAVRTLPVDQDVRSAMFLRLDGRPTDLVVWRAVRPEASDPFTTDVEN, encoded by the coding sequence ATGAGCCAGGCGTACCTGACTCTCCAGGAGCTGCTGCCGCCGCAGGAGCTGGCGGCGGCGCTCGACGCCGGACACGTCACCCGCAAGGCACACCCCGAGCTGCCGCTGTCGATCTACACGTACACGCGGGCGTGCCAGTACGAGCGGGTCTGGAACCAGGTGACCACGCGCTGCCGTGGGCTCGTCGCCGACGACGCCACCGGGCGGATCGTGGCGCTGCCCCTGCCGAAGTTCTTCAACATCGGGGAGCACGAGGCCGGTCAGCCTTACGCGCCCGCGCTGCCCGACGAGCCGTTCGAGGTCTACGACAAGGTCGACGGCAGCCTCGCGGTGATCTTCCACTACGCGGGCCGGTGGCAGGTCGCGTCCAAGGGCTCCTTCATCAGCGCCCAGGCGACGTGGGCCCAGCGCCGGCTCGACGGCATGGACACGGGGGCGCTCACCCCCGGAGTCACCTACCTCGCCGAGATCCTGTACCCGCAGAATCGTATCGTCGTCGACTACGGCGACCGCCGGGACCTCGTGCTCCTCGCCGCCTTCGGCCCGGACGGCACGGAGATCCCCCTCGCCGAGGCCGCCGCGGACTGGAAGGGCATCGGCTCCGTCGTCCGGACCTGGCCCGCCATGCCGCTCGGCGAACTCGTCGCTCTGACCGAGTCGAACACGCTCCCCGGCGGTCACGCCGCCACCGGCACCGACGCCGAGGGCTTCGTCCTGCGCTACGCCTCCGGTGTGCGGGCGAAGGCCAAGCTGAGCGAGTACGTACGGCTGCACAAGGTGCTGACCGGGGTCACCGAGCGCGACATCTGGCGCAGCCACGGCATCCAGCGATTCGCCGGGATGTCCGTGAAGCGACTGGCGCAGGGCCTGGGTTGCTCCGTCGCCGAGCTCGGCGGCATCAAGGCCGCGGCCGGCCGGCCGCTGGACGCCCTCCTCGAGCAGGTGCCGGACGAGTTCGACACCTGGGTGCGCGGGGTGATCGACCGCCTGGAGGACGAGGCGGCGGCACGCGAGCGCGCCATCGACGAGGCGTACACGCGCGTCGCCCACCTCGCCGCGGACCGGGGCGCCTTCGCCCGGGCCGTCCGGACCCTGCCCGTCGACCAGGACGTCCGCTCGGCCATGTTCCTGCGCCTCGACGGGCGTCCGACCGACCTCGTCGTCTGGCGCGCCGTCAGGCCCGAGGCGTCCGACCCGTTCACGACCGATGTGGAGAACTGA
- a CDS encoding AAA family ATPase has protein sequence MPVVHVMTGLPASGKTTAARRLQAEAEGRMRRVNLDDLRTMLDIPAPERGRSHAHERTVLDIQDAAVRSAVEGGFDVVVDNTHLTPHIPKRLKAAVMGLDAGFVVHDFTDVPVEECVRRDAERERSVGEEIIRVLAEKHAKATRGGWRLTAEWLGTQPAAEPYVPDPALPSAVMCDIDGTLALRGDRGPYDFTRCDLDLLNVSVRQALRAFRSAENDTIVLLSGRSEDHRGITEEWLARHDVPYDELWMRASDDGRSDDIVKAELFDAHVRHRYAVRVSLDDRDRVVALWRRMGLPTWQVNYGNF, from the coding sequence GTGCCCGTAGTACACGTCATGACGGGGCTCCCCGCCTCCGGGAAGACGACGGCCGCCCGGCGGCTTCAGGCCGAGGCCGAGGGCCGGATGCGCCGTGTCAACCTCGACGACCTGCGCACCATGCTCGACATCCCGGCCCCCGAGCGCGGCCGCTCCCACGCGCACGAGCGGACCGTCCTCGACATCCAGGACGCGGCGGTCCGTTCGGCCGTCGAGGGCGGATTCGACGTGGTCGTCGACAACACGCATCTGACGCCCCACATCCCCAAGCGGCTCAAGGCCGCCGTCATGGGCCTCGACGCGGGCTTCGTCGTGCACGACTTCACCGACGTGCCGGTCGAGGAGTGCGTACGGCGTGACGCCGAGCGGGAACGCTCCGTCGGCGAGGAGATCATCCGTGTCCTCGCCGAGAAGCACGCCAAGGCCACCCGGGGCGGGTGGCGGCTGACCGCCGAGTGGCTGGGCACGCAGCCGGCGGCCGAGCCGTACGTCCCCGACCCGGCACTGCCGTCGGCGGTGATGTGCGACATCGACGGCACGCTCGCGCTGCGCGGCGACCGCGGCCCGTACGACTTCACACGGTGCGACCTCGACCTGCTCAACGTCTCGGTACGGCAGGCCCTGCGCGCCTTCCGCAGCGCCGAGAACGACACGATCGTGCTGCTGTCCGGGCGCAGCGAGGACCACCGCGGCATCACCGAGGAGTGGCTCGCGCGCCATGACGTGCCGTACGACGAGCTGTGGATGCGCGCGTCGGACGACGGCCGCAGCGACGACATCGTGAAGGCCGAACTCTTCGACGCGCACGTACGCCACCGCTACGCGGTACGGGTCTCGCTCGACGACCGCGACCGCGTGGTCGCCCTCTGGCGCCGCATGGGCCTGCCGACCTGGCAGGTCAACTACGGCAACTTCTAG
- a CDS encoding alpha/beta fold hydrolase → MTHFVLVAGAWLGSWAWDEVVPELRAAGHGAHAVTLSGLAERQGVAAGQQTHVADVVEVVERLDLRDVVLVGHSYAGIPVGQAAERIGDRLARVVFVDSEVPAHGASMASAWWQGQAAFEAALAENDGFWVPLTAPEFEGQGLTDGQIARIVGGATPQPGATLTEPAELARPLGELPATYIKCLLDGAEPNDAVATLLKSEHWRLVTMDTGHWPMFSQPRELARILLDAAATRT, encoded by the coding sequence ATGACACATTTCGTACTCGTGGCAGGGGCTTGGCTCGGATCGTGGGCGTGGGACGAGGTGGTGCCGGAGTTGCGCGCGGCCGGCCACGGGGCCCACGCGGTGACCTTGTCCGGGCTGGCCGAGAGACAGGGGGTGGCGGCCGGGCAGCAGACGCATGTGGCAGACGTCGTCGAGGTGGTCGAGCGCCTCGATCTGCGCGATGTCGTCCTCGTGGGGCACAGCTACGCGGGCATCCCGGTCGGCCAGGCGGCCGAGCGGATCGGTGACCGGCTGGCCCGGGTGGTCTTCGTGGACTCCGAGGTGCCCGCGCACGGGGCGTCGATGGCCTCCGCCTGGTGGCAGGGGCAGGCGGCCTTCGAGGCGGCGCTCGCCGAGAACGACGGGTTCTGGGTCCCGCTGACCGCGCCCGAGTTCGAGGGACAGGGGCTCACCGACGGGCAGATCGCCCGGATCGTCGGCGGCGCGACGCCGCAGCCGGGCGCCACGCTCACCGAACCGGCCGAACTGGCCCGCCCGCTCGGCGAGTTGCCCGCGACGTACATCAAGTGCCTGCTGGACGGCGCCGAGCCGAACGACGCCGTGGCGACGCTGCTGAAGAGCGAGCACTGGCGGCTGGTGACCATGGACACCGGCCACTGGCCCATGTTCTCCCAGCCGCGCGAGCTGGCGCGGATCCTGCTCGACGCGGCCGCGACGCGCACGTGA
- a CDS encoding CapA family protein, translating to MGSDLVRLFLCGDVMLGRGVDQILPHPGDPALRERYVHDARSYVALAEAVNGPVPRRADFAYPWGVALDALDAAAPDARVTNLETAVTTNGAFAPGKAVHYRMHPANLPSLAAVRPDVCVLANNHVLDFGRGGLDDTLASLAANGLRTAGAGATAEEAQRPATVGLPGGGRLVVHALGMASSGIPYDWAATARRGGVHFAAAPADTAATQLAGRVRDAKNPGDIVVVSIHWGSNWGYALSRAEVELAHALIEGGVDIVHGHSSHHPRPLEVYRGKLVLHGCGDLINDYEGITGYEQYRDDLRLLHLASVRPEDGGLQEVRIIPLQARRMRLEHASGRDARWLHDVLGRTSRPYGAQVALDEDGSLVARPA from the coding sequence ATGGGCAGTGACCTGGTCAGACTGTTCCTCTGCGGCGATGTGATGCTGGGCCGCGGGGTGGACCAGATCCTCCCTCATCCCGGTGACCCGGCCCTGCGCGAACGGTATGTGCACGACGCACGGTCCTATGTGGCGCTCGCCGAGGCGGTCAACGGCCCCGTTCCCCGGCGGGCGGACTTCGCGTATCCCTGGGGGGTCGCGCTCGACGCCCTGGACGCCGCCGCACCCGACGCCCGCGTCACCAATCTGGAGACGGCGGTGACCACGAACGGCGCGTTCGCCCCTGGCAAGGCGGTCCACTACCGGATGCACCCGGCCAATCTGCCGAGCCTGGCCGCCGTGCGCCCCGACGTCTGCGTCCTGGCCAACAACCACGTCCTGGACTTCGGCCGCGGCGGACTCGACGACACCCTCGCCTCCCTGGCCGCGAACGGACTGCGCACGGCCGGAGCGGGCGCGACCGCCGAAGAGGCGCAGCGACCCGCGACCGTCGGCCTTCCCGGGGGCGGACGCCTCGTCGTCCACGCCCTCGGCATGGCCTCCAGCGGCATCCCGTACGACTGGGCCGCCACCGCGCGGCGCGGCGGAGTCCACTTCGCCGCCGCGCCGGCCGACACCGCCGCCACCCAGCTCGCCGGCCGGGTACGGGACGCCAAGAACCCCGGCGACATCGTCGTGGTGTCGATCCACTGGGGTTCGAACTGGGGCTACGCGCTCTCACGCGCCGAGGTCGAGCTCGCGCACGCGCTGATCGAGGGCGGCGTCGACATCGTGCACGGCCACTCCTCGCACCACCCCCGGCCCCTGGAGGTGTACCGGGGAAAACTCGTCCTCCACGGCTGTGGCGACCTGATCAACGACTACGAGGGCATCACCGGCTACGAGCAGTACCGCGACGATCTGCGCCTGCTCCACCTCGCCTCGGTGAGGCCCGAGGACGGCGGACTCCAGGAGGTGCGCATCATTCCCCTGCAGGCCCGGCGCATGCGGCTGGAGCACGCCTCCGGCCGGGATGCGCGGTGGCTCCACGACGTTCTCGGCCGGACCAGCCGGCCCTACGGCGCGCAGGTCGCCCTCGACGAGGACGGAAGCCTCGTCGCCCGCCCCGCCTAG
- a CDS encoding phosphoribosyltransferase family protein encodes MYFTDRTDAGRQLAARLGHLKDRDVVVLGLPRGGVPVAEQVADALGAPLDVCLVRKLGVPFQPELAMGAIGEGDVRVLNDHVLAETGVSDRDLATVEERERAVLRQRSERYRGTKEPARLDGRTAVVVDDGLATGATALAACRVVRAQGAARIVLAVPVAPLGWPERLGGEADETVSVHEPEFFYAIGQFYQDFSQTSDEEVVACLERGHSGNSTAAQDAEVRIPVGDVRVAGRLVVPEGAAGVVLFAHGSGSSRHSPRNRAVADDLNRAGLGTLLFDLLTEDEAFDRANVFDTELLAGRLAQATAWLGARTGLEGLRTGYFGASTGAAAALWAAADPSSTVAAVVSRGGRPDLAGPRLAEVRAPTLLLVGSLDTLVIDLNEQAQRQLRCESQLVIVPGASHLFEEPGTLEQVGEHAAAWFTDHF; translated from the coding sequence ATGTACTTCACCGATCGCACGGACGCCGGACGGCAACTCGCTGCCCGCCTGGGCCATCTCAAGGACCGTGACGTCGTGGTCCTGGGACTTCCACGCGGCGGCGTGCCGGTCGCCGAACAGGTTGCCGACGCACTCGGGGCTCCCCTGGACGTCTGTCTCGTACGCAAGCTCGGCGTGCCCTTCCAGCCGGAGCTGGCCATGGGCGCCATCGGCGAGGGCGATGTGAGGGTCCTCAACGACCACGTCCTGGCCGAGACGGGTGTCTCCGACCGCGACCTCGCGACCGTCGAGGAACGGGAACGCGCCGTGCTGCGGCAGCGGTCCGAGCGCTACCGCGGGACGAAGGAGCCGGCCCGGCTCGACGGCCGGACGGCCGTGGTCGTCGACGACGGCCTGGCGACGGGCGCCACCGCGCTGGCCGCCTGCCGGGTCGTCCGCGCCCAGGGGGCCGCACGGATCGTGCTCGCGGTTCCGGTCGCGCCGCTCGGCTGGCCGGAGCGGCTCGGCGGGGAGGCGGACGAGACGGTCAGCGTCCACGAACCGGAGTTCTTCTACGCGATCGGCCAGTTCTACCAGGACTTCTCACAGACCTCGGACGAGGAGGTCGTCGCCTGCCTGGAGCGCGGCCACAGCGGGAACAGCACCGCCGCGCAGGACGCAGAGGTGCGCATCCCGGTCGGCGACGTGCGGGTCGCGGGCCGGCTGGTGGTGCCCGAGGGCGCCGCGGGCGTCGTTCTGTTCGCCCACGGCAGCGGCAGCAGCCGGCACAGTCCGCGCAACCGGGCCGTGGCGGACGACCTGAACAGGGCCGGACTGGGCACCCTGCTCTTCGACCTGCTCACCGAGGACGAGGCCTTCGACCGGGCCAATGTGTTCGACACCGAACTCCTGGCCGGCCGGCTGGCCCAGGCGACGGCGTGGCTCGGCGCCCGGACCGGCCTGGAGGGGCTGCGGACCGGCTACTTCGGCGCCAGTACGGGGGCGGCGGCCGCCCTGTGGGCCGCGGCGGACCCCTCCTCCACCGTGGCCGCGGTGGTCTCCCGCGGCGGCCGCCCCGACCTGGCCGGACCACGCCTGGCCGAGGTGCGTGCCCCCACACTCCTCCTCGTGGGGAGCCTCGACACCCTCGTCATCGACCTCAACGAACAGGCCCAGCGTCAGCTCCGCTGCGAAAGCCAGCTGGTGATCGTCCCGGGCGCCAGTCACCTCTTCGAGGAGCCCGGCACGCTGGAACAGGTCGGCGAACACGCCGCGGCCTGGTTCACCGACCACTTCTGA
- a CDS encoding transglycosylase SLT domain-containing protein, giving the protein MPAHGKHRRPKRRPLSRGIALAGTGGAALALPLVATAGTAHATPHKAPEIATVEKTAAGVSAKIAESVTVAPNSAPKTYTVTRGDSLSLIAHEQGVRGGWKALYQANRSAVGDNPSLIHPGLELTLRGKSATAPKPKSSTTKRTDATDRADRSQQRSVPATQKAPAKAAPAAAAPAAAAKSYANNLDGWIRESLDVMAKYGIPGTYDGIHRNIMRESSGNPQAINLWDSNAAKGTPSKGLLQVIEPTFLAYHVPGTSMDLFDPVANITAACNYAADRYGSIDNVNGPY; this is encoded by the coding sequence ATGCCCGCACACGGTAAGCACCGGCGCCCCAAGCGACGTCCCCTCAGCCGCGGTATCGCCCTGGCCGGTACAGGTGGCGCCGCACTGGCGCTCCCCCTGGTCGCCACGGCCGGCACCGCGCACGCCACGCCCCACAAGGCTCCCGAGATCGCGACCGTCGAGAAGACCGCCGCCGGCGTCTCGGCGAAGATCGCGGAATCGGTGACCGTCGCACCGAATTCCGCTCCCAAGACCTACACGGTCACCCGGGGCGACTCCCTTTCCTTGATCGCTCACGAGCAAGGTGTGCGGGGTGGCTGGAAGGCCTTGTACCAGGCCAATCGCAGCGCTGTCGGTGACAATCCGTCACTTATCCATCCCGGACTCGAACTGACGCTTCGCGGGAAATCCGCCACCGCTCCGAAGCCGAAGTCCTCGACCACCAAGCGCACCGACGCCACGGACCGCGCGGACCGCTCGCAGCAGCGGAGCGTCCCGGCCACCCAGAAGGCCCCGGCGAAGGCCGCCCCGGCCGCCGCCGCTCCGGCCGCCGCCGCCAAGAGCTACGCCAACAACCTCGACGGCTGGATCCGGGAGTCGCTGGACGTCATGGCGAAGTACGGCATTCCCGGTACGTACGACGGGATCCACCGCAACATCATGCGCGAGTCCTCCGGCAACCCGCAGGCCATCAACCTCTGGGACTCCAACGCCGCGAAGGGCACCCCCTCCAAGGGCCTCCTGCAGGTGATCGAGCCGACCTTCCTCGCCTATCACGTGCCCGGCACCTCGATGGACCTCTTCGACCCGGTCGCCAACATCACCGCCGCGTGCAACTACGCCGCGGACCGCTACGGCTCCATCGACAACGTCAACGGGCCGTACTGA
- a CDS encoding phosphocholine-specific phospholipase C, translated as MTPISRRGFVGIGAGLVAGAALPPGTASATAAAATGTITDVGHVVILMQENRSFDHYFGRLRGVRGFGDRAAGNLPGGWGTFNQPNWGGRQYPWKLSATPPAGGVDGETLAQCNGDLPHSWTSQHAAWNKGRMDNWVTGVGNTRTLGYLDRGDIPFHYALADNYTVCDAYFCSALSATGPNRTFLWSGRIDASSKDGGEESGLTWETYAEALQRAGVSWKVYQNAQDNYGDNGLAYFRKFTDARPGDPLYDRGMGSVPKVTGSTPDDIAAAIRADVVAGTLPQVSWVVASEAFSEHPYAPPGDGAHFVDLVYRALAANPEVFDATVLFLNYDENDGFFDHVPPPVAPPGTPGEYLDGVPIGLGFRVPMVVMSPWTRGGWVSSEVFDHTSVLRFMETWTAALGTPATCPNISAWRRKVTGDLTGVFDFARPVYGVPSGLPSTAEVIGQSTCAPLPNPVPQDNALPAQEAGTRPARAVPYQVNGNLDRFEFGAAGKILAWFSMTNQGAQAKRAAHFAIHPHQYRDTAAWQYTVDPGATSTDYFNIGTGSGSGKYDISMMGPNRFLRRFIGDASKAGKAIEVAARFATEPGTGKTALYFTMTNTSASPVTFTIRSNAYRTDGPWTYTVAANSSREDFFNAVAYHNGWYDFTVLADIDGTWSRRYTGHIETGAPSVTG; from the coding sequence ATGACTCCCATCAGCCGCAGAGGATTCGTCGGCATCGGGGCAGGGCTGGTGGCCGGCGCGGCCCTCCCCCCGGGCACGGCATCGGCCACCGCCGCGGCGGCCACCGGCACCATCACCGACGTCGGGCACGTGGTGATCCTCATGCAGGAGAACCGCAGCTTCGACCACTACTTCGGCCGCCTGCGCGGTGTCCGCGGCTTCGGCGACCGCGCCGCGGGCAACCTCCCGGGCGGCTGGGGTACGTTCAACCAGCCCAACTGGGGCGGCCGCCAGTACCCGTGGAAGCTGAGTGCCACCCCGCCCGCGGGCGGCGTCGACGGCGAGACCCTGGCCCAGTGCAACGGCGACCTTCCGCACAGCTGGACCTCGCAGCACGCGGCCTGGAACAAGGGCCGGATGGACAACTGGGTCACCGGCGTCGGCAACACCCGTACGCTCGGCTATCTCGACCGCGGCGACATCCCGTTCCACTACGCCCTCGCCGACAACTACACCGTCTGCGACGCGTACTTCTGCTCGGCGCTCAGCGCCACAGGCCCCAACCGCACCTTCCTGTGGAGCGGAAGGATCGACGCCTCCAGCAAGGACGGCGGCGAGGAGTCCGGGCTCACCTGGGAGACGTACGCGGAGGCGCTGCAGCGGGCCGGCGTGAGCTGGAAGGTCTACCAGAACGCGCAGGACAACTACGGCGACAACGGCCTCGCGTACTTCAGGAAGTTCACCGACGCACGGCCCGGTGACCCGCTGTACGACCGGGGCATGGGATCGGTGCCCAAGGTCACCGGTTCGACGCCCGACGACATCGCGGCCGCGATCCGCGCCGACGTCGTCGCCGGGACGCTGCCGCAGGTCTCGTGGGTCGTGGCCAGCGAGGCCTTCTCCGAGCACCCGTACGCCCCGCCCGGCGACGGCGCGCACTTCGTGGACCTCGTCTACCGCGCGCTGGCGGCGAACCCCGAGGTCTTCGACGCGACGGTCCTCTTCCTCAACTACGACGAGAACGACGGCTTCTTCGACCACGTCCCGCCGCCGGTCGCGCCGCCCGGCACGCCGGGCGAGTATCTCGACGGGGTGCCGATCGGTCTCGGCTTCCGTGTCCCGATGGTGGTCATGTCCCCGTGGACGCGCGGCGGCTGGGTCAGCTCCGAGGTCTTCGACCACACCTCCGTCCTGCGCTTCATGGAGACCTGGACGGCCGCCCTCGGCACCCCCGCCACCTGCCCGAACATCAGCGCGTGGCGACGGAAGGTCACCGGCGACCTGACCGGCGTCTTCGACTTCGCCCGCCCCGTCTACGGTGTTCCCTCCGGCCTCCCCTCCACGGCCGAGGTCATCGGGCAGTCCACCTGCGCCCCGCTGCCCAACCCGGTGCCCCAGGACAACGCCCTGCCCGCGCAGGAGGCCGGCACCCGCCCGGCGCGCGCCGTGCCGTACCAGGTCAACGGCAATCTCGACCGGTTCGAGTTCGGGGCGGCCGGGAAGATCCTCGCCTGGTTCTCGATGACCAACCAGGGCGCCCAGGCGAAGCGGGCCGCCCACTTCGCGATCCACCCGCACCAGTACCGAGACACGGCGGCCTGGCAGTACACCGTCGACCCGGGCGCGACGTCCACGGACTACTTCAACATCGGGACGGGCTCGGGGTCCGGCAAGTACGACATCTCGATGATGGGCCCCAACCGCTTCCTGCGCCGCTTCATCGGCGACGCCTCCAAGGCGGGGAAGGCCATCGAGGTCGCGGCCCGCTTCGCGACCGAGCCGGGCACCGGGAAGACGGCCCTCTACTTCACGATGACCAACACCTCCGCCTCGCCGGTGACCTTCACCATCCGGTCGAACGCCTACCGCACGGACGGGCCGTGGACGTACACGGTCGCGGCGAACTCCTCCCGCGAGGACTTCTTCAACGCGGTGGCCTACCACAACGGCTGGTACGACTTCACGGTCCTCGCCGACATCGACGGCACGTGGTCGCGCCGCTACACCGGCCACATCGAGACGGGCGCCCCGAGCGTCACGGGCTGA
- a CDS encoding HAD domain-containing protein, translating into MTGSAQRPLLFLDIDGPLIPFGAPPGTYRTYARRGEGEEGASNPLLARIDPAHGPRLSALPCELVWATTWMADANACVAPRLGLPPLPVVDWPDAPDEDPAGRLHWKTRALVERAAGRPFAWVDDEIGDADRTWVAAHHPGRALLLRVDPRRGLTDADFAALDVWLRANQPY; encoded by the coding sequence ATGACCGGCTCCGCGCAGCGCCCCCTGCTGTTCCTCGACATCGACGGCCCGCTCATCCCGTTCGGCGCCCCACCGGGGACGTACCGGACGTACGCGCGCCGGGGCGAGGGGGAGGAAGGCGCGTCGAACCCGCTGCTGGCCAGGATCGACCCCGCCCACGGGCCTCGCCTGTCGGCGCTGCCCTGCGAGCTGGTGTGGGCGACGACGTGGATGGCGGACGCGAACGCGTGCGTCGCGCCGCGGCTCGGTCTGCCGCCGCTGCCCGTGGTGGACTGGCCCGATGCCCCGGACGAGGACCCGGCGGGCCGGCTCCACTGGAAGACCCGCGCGCTCGTCGAACGGGCCGCCGGGCGGCCCTTCGCCTGGGTGGACGACGAGATCGGCGACGCCGACCGGACCTGGGTCGCCGCCCACCACCCCGGACGTGCCCTCCTGCTCCGCGTCGATCCCCGGCGCGGCCTCACCGACGCCGACTTCGCCGCCCTCGACGTCTGGCTGCGCGCGAACCAGCCGTACTGA